A genomic region of Elaeis guineensis isolate ETL-2024a chromosome 9, EG11, whole genome shotgun sequence contains the following coding sequences:
- the LOC105035294 gene encoding uncharacterized protein yields the protein MPKLGKGGSLQSRQAILHSLVHTESWAIDLSWDIIARFGRQESMPREFFSDFVRVAQDEGRHFTLLAARLQEMGSFYGAFSAHDGLWDSAIETSQNLLARLAVEHCVHEARGLDVLPTIITRFRKGGDEHTADLLETVVYPEEITHCAAGIKWFRYLILRSLGGHQSATSLPGCAGFQSLSVVEKLPKQQQGGHEDGQSIECLERSLRSLEIVGSVECDAVIQTFHSTVRKYFRGPLKPPFNEQARTAAGFGPEWYEPLAVKDVKMPK from the exons ATGCCGAAGTTGGGCAAAGGCGGTAGCCTTCAGAGCAGGCAGGCCATCCTCCACAGTCTCGTCCACACCGAGAGCTGGGCCATCGATCTGTCTTGG GACATCATCGCTCGTTTTGGGAGGCAGGAGTCGATGCCCAGGGAGTTCTTCTCTGATTTCGTGAGGGTTGCCCAGGACGAAGGCCGCCACTTCACGCTTCTGGCTGCCAGGCTCCAAGAGATGGGCTCTTTCTATGGGGCGTTCTCTGCTCACGATGGCCTCTGGGACTCCGCGATAGAAACCTCCCAGAATCTGTTGGCACGTCTCGCCGTGGAGCACTGCGTCCACGAG GCTAGAGGATTAGATGTCCTTCCGACCATCATCACCCGTTTCCGGAAAGGAGGAGATGAGCACACGGCAGATTTGCTAGAAACAGTTGTCTACCCGGAAGAAATCACACACTGTGctgctggtattaaatggttCCGGTATTTGATTCTCAGAAGCCTTGGTGGACATCAAAGTGCAACATCGCTTCCTGGCTGTGCTGGATTTCAGAGCCTTTCAGTGGTAGAAAAGCTCCCAAAGCAACAACAAGGTGGCCATGAGGATGGTCAGTCCATCGAATGTCTGGAGAGAAGTCTCAGAAGCTTAGAAATAGTAGGTAGTGTTGAGTGTGATGCGGTAATTCAGACTTTTCATTCTACTGTCAGAAAATATTTTCGTGGACCACTTAAGCCTCCTTTCAACGAACAAGCAAGGACAGCTGCAGGTTTTGGACCAGAGTGGTATGAACCCTTGGCTGTGAAAGACGTGAAGATGCCTAAatga